From Bos javanicus breed banteng chromosome 5, ARS-OSU_banteng_1.0, whole genome shotgun sequence, the proteins below share one genomic window:
- the LTBR gene encoding tumor necrosis factor receptor superfamily member 3 isoform X2, whose amino-acid sequence MRLLWATSHRGLAWGLLILGVWGLLAASQPQLEREEPVQGLPYHTENQSCGDQEKEYYESKLRLCCSRCPPGTHISTKCSRRQNTVCATCPEKSYNEHWNHLSFCQLCRPCDKMLGFVELTPCTSNRKAQCHCQPGMYCVFWNSECEHCEPLSDCPPGTEAELKDEVIEANSNCVPCKAGHFQNTSSPTARCRPHTRCEDQGLVEEAPGTPQSDTSCRNPQEPPDMPGSLLKRHPEGEESNPADGNWEPPRFNIHVPDLVKPLLPAPGDLALASGGVPANPGLEEEVLQQQSPLSQARDLDAEPPEQGQVAPGTNGIHVTGGSVTVTGNIYIYNGPVLGGARGPGDPPAPPEPPYPIPEEGAPRPPGLSMPYQEDGKAWHLAETETLGCYAL is encoded by the exons ATGCGCCTGCTATGGGCCACCTCCCACCGCGGCCTGGCCTGGGGGCTACTCATCCTGGGCGTCTGGGGTCTCCTGGCCGCATCCCAACCCCAGCTGGAGAGGGAGGAGCCTGTGCAG GGGCTCCCATACCACACAGAGAACCAAAGCTGCGGAGACCAGGAAAAGGAGTACTATGAGTCCAAGCTTCGCCTCTGCTGCTCCCGCTGCCCCCCAG GCACGCACATCTCCACCAAATGTAGCCGCCGCCAGAACACCGTCTGTGCCACATGCCCCGAGAAGTCGTACAACGAGCACTGGAACCATCTCTCCTTCTGCCAGCTGTGCCGCCCCTGTGACAAGA TGCTGGGCTTCGTGGAGCTCACGCCTTGCACTAGCAACCGCAAGGCCCAGTGCCACTGCCAGCCGGGGATGTACTGCGTCTTTTGGAACTCTGAGTGTGAGCACTGCGAGCCACTCTCCGACTGCCCGCCTGGCACCGAGGCCGAGCTCAAAG ATGAAGTCATAGAGGCTAACAGCAACTGTGTCCCCTGTAAAGCTGGACACTTCCAGAACACCTCCTCTCCCACCGCCCGCTGCCGGCCCCATACCAG GTGTGAGGACCAGGGCCTTGTGGAGGAAGCTCCAGGCACCCCCCAGTCTGACACCAGCTGCAGAAATCCACAAGAGCCCCCTGACATGCCAG gatcCCTGCTCAAGAGGCACCCAGAG GGAGAGGAATCAAATCCTGCTGATGGAAACTGGGAGCCCCCAAGGTTCAACATACATGTTCCTGACCTGGTAAAGCCACTTCTGCCCGCCCCTGGAGACTTGGCCCTGGCCTCCGGCGGCGTCCCAGCGAACCCGGGTTTGGAGGAAGAGGTGCTCCAACAGCAGAGTCCCCTGAGCCAGGCCAGGGACCTGGATGCTGAGCCCCCAGAACAAGGCCAGGTGGCCCCCG GCACCAACGGCATTCATGTCACCGGCGGGTCTGTGACGGTCACCGGCAACATCTACATCTACAACGGGCCGGTCCTGGGGGGAGCCCGGGGCCCCGGagacccccccgccccgccagaGCCTCCGTACCCCATCCCCGAAGAGGGTGCCCCCCGCCCTCCCGGGCTTTCCATGCCCTACCAGGAGGATGGCAAGGCTTGGCACCTGGCTGAGACAGAGACACTGGGGTGCTACGCCCTCTGA
- the LTBR gene encoding tumor necrosis factor receptor superfamily member 3 isoform X1, whose amino-acid sequence MRLLWATSHRGLAWGLLILGVWGLLAASQPQLEREEPVQGLPYHTENQSCGDQEKEYYESKLRLCCSRCPPGTHISTKCSRRQNTVCATCPEKSYNEHWNHLSFCQLCRPCDKMLGFVELTPCTSNRKAQCHCQPGMYCVFWNSECEHCEPLSDCPPGTEAELKDEVIEANSNCVPCKAGHFQNTSSPTARCRPHTRCEDQGLVEEAPGTPQSDTSCRNPQEPPDMPGTMLVLAILLPLVSFLLLTTVFVYTWKSHPSLCRKLGSLLKRHPEGEESNPADGNWEPPRFNIHVPDLVKPLLPAPGDLALASGGVPANPGLEEEVLQQQSPLSQARDLDAEPPEQGQVAPGTNGIHVTGGSVTVTGNIYIYNGPVLGGARGPGDPPAPPEPPYPIPEEGAPRPPGLSMPYQEDGKAWHLAETETLGCYAL is encoded by the exons ATGCGCCTGCTATGGGCCACCTCCCACCGCGGCCTGGCCTGGGGGCTACTCATCCTGGGCGTCTGGGGTCTCCTGGCCGCATCCCAACCCCAGCTGGAGAGGGAGGAGCCTGTGCAG GGGCTCCCATACCACACAGAGAACCAAAGCTGCGGAGACCAGGAAAAGGAGTACTATGAGTCCAAGCTTCGCCTCTGCTGCTCCCGCTGCCCCCCAG GCACGCACATCTCCACCAAATGTAGCCGCCGCCAGAACACCGTCTGTGCCACATGCCCCGAGAAGTCGTACAACGAGCACTGGAACCATCTCTCCTTCTGCCAGCTGTGCCGCCCCTGTGACAAGA TGCTGGGCTTCGTGGAGCTCACGCCTTGCACTAGCAACCGCAAGGCCCAGTGCCACTGCCAGCCGGGGATGTACTGCGTCTTTTGGAACTCTGAGTGTGAGCACTGCGAGCCACTCTCCGACTGCCCGCCTGGCACCGAGGCCGAGCTCAAAG ATGAAGTCATAGAGGCTAACAGCAACTGTGTCCCCTGTAAAGCTGGACACTTCCAGAACACCTCCTCTCCCACCGCCCGCTGCCGGCCCCATACCAG GTGTGAGGACCAGGGCCTTGTGGAGGAAGCTCCAGGCACCCCCCAGTCTGACACCAGCTGCAGAAATCCACAAGAGCCCCCTGACATGCCAG GAACGATGCTAGTTCTGGCCATCCTGCTGCCTCTGGTCTCGTTTCTGCTCCTCACCACTGTCTTCGTCTACACCTGGAAGAGCCACCCCTCTCTCTGCAGAAAGCTGG gatcCCTGCTCAAGAGGCACCCAGAG GGAGAGGAATCAAATCCTGCTGATGGAAACTGGGAGCCCCCAAGGTTCAACATACATGTTCCTGACCTGGTAAAGCCACTTCTGCCCGCCCCTGGAGACTTGGCCCTGGCCTCCGGCGGCGTCCCAGCGAACCCGGGTTTGGAGGAAGAGGTGCTCCAACAGCAGAGTCCCCTGAGCCAGGCCAGGGACCTGGATGCTGAGCCCCCAGAACAAGGCCAGGTGGCCCCCG GCACCAACGGCATTCATGTCACCGGCGGGTCTGTGACGGTCACCGGCAACATCTACATCTACAACGGGCCGGTCCTGGGGGGAGCCCGGGGCCCCGGagacccccccgccccgccagaGCCTCCGTACCCCATCCCCGAAGAGGGTGCCCCCCGCCCTCCCGGGCTTTCCATGCCCTACCAGGAGGATGGCAAGGCTTGGCACCTGGCTGAGACAGAGACACTGGGGTGCTACGCCCTCTGA